One Actinomycetospora corticicola genomic window, GTTCACCGGGGACCTCGGCCTGGAGCTGGAGCGGTACGAGTCGGTCGAGCTGGGCGACCCGTTGTGGCAGCAGCACGGGGACGGCGCCGACTACGGACGGGCGGCCGCGGCGGCGATCCGGGTGTCCTTCGGGCAACCGCTGCTGCAGGGCCTGGAGCCGTCGCGACGGGAGGCCGTGGCCGCCGCCCTGTTCGACGAGCACCTCGCGAACGCGATCGCGGCGGGCCCGCCCGGGCCGTGGTTCGACTGGCGGCTGGCGATCATGTGCTTCGCACGTGAGCACTAAGGGGGGCTATAGAGCCTGTCGGCTTTTGTAGACCGGCGCCAGCGCCTCTGATTGGATCTTGGGGTGGCTCGTGACTTCCGTCCGGTGGATCGTGACACCGGGTTCCTGCTGCCCCCGGATGTGCGGGACTGGCTGCCCGAGGGGCATCTGGCCTGGACGGTGATCGACGCGGTCGAGATGTTGGATCTGACCGCGTTGATCTCCACCTACCGGCTGGGGGGTCGCGGCCGGCGGGCCTACGACCCGGCGATGATGCTCGCGTTGTTGATCTACGCGTATGCGGTGGGTCTGACGTCCTCACGCGGGATCGAACGCGCCTGCGGCCACGACGTGGCGTTCCGGGTGATCACCGCCAACCAGGTCCCTGATCACGACACCATCGCCGCGTTCCGGGTCCGGCACCGCGAGGTGTTCAAGGACCTGTTCATCGAGGTCCTCAAGGTCTGCGCGGCCGCGGGGCTGGGGCGGGTCGGGACGATCTCGGTCGATGGCAGCAAGATCGCCGCGAACGCCTCGTCGCGGCGCAACCGCACCGCGGCGGGGATCGCCAAAGCCCAGGCCGAACTGGGTGAGCCGGAGCCCGATGACCGGGGTCTGGCGGGGGTGGTCGAGGACCGCCTGGAACGGGCCGAGTCCAGCGACGCCGCCGAGGACGCCGAGCACGGGCCGGGACGACGGGGCGACGAGCCGCCCGAGGACATGAACGACCCGACCGCGCGGCGGGCCCGGCTGGCCCGGGCCGCGGCGAAGGTCGCCGAGCAGAACGCCGCCCGGGCGGCGGAAGCGGCCGCCCAGCAGCAACGCTACGAGACCAAGCTCGCGGCCCGGAACGCCCACCACGCCACCCACGGGCGCTTCCCGAAAGGCCGGCCCCCGAAGGCACCGGCCACCGCGACCGAGAGCACCCCGGCCGAGAGCACCCCGGCCGGGGACAAGCCGGTGCGGGCGAACACCACCGACCCCGACTCCCGGCCGTTGCGGACCGCGCAGGGGTTCCTGCAGGGCTTCAACTCCCAGGCCGTGGTCGGCGACGACCAGGTCGTGATCGCGGTCGAGGTCGTCGACCAGGCCAACGACGCCGGTCTGCTCGCCCCGATGACCGCCGCCGCGCTGGACAACCTCGCCCGCGCCGGGATCGACGCCCCGGTCGAGACCGTGCTCGCTGACACCGGCTACTTCACCGCCGGAGACATCACCGCCCTCGATGACGTCCACCAGCAGGGGCGGGGCCCCCGACCGCTGGTCGCGCCCACACGTGATGCGCTGCGCGACCCCGAGCAGCAACAACCACCCCGGCAGGAGTCGCGGGTGCGCCGCCGGATGCGCGAACGGCTCGCCGAGCCCGAGGCGCGCGAGCGCTACCGACGTCGCAAAGTCACCGTCGAACCGGTCTTCGGGCAGATCAAGAACCGGATCGCCGACCGGTTCCGGGTTCGGGGTCTCGTCGCGGTCCGCGCCGAGCTCACCCTGATCTCCACCGCCCACAACCTGCTCAAGCTCCACACCGCAACCACCTGAGAAGCGGGCCACGGCGCCCTCCGGGCGCCGCAGCCCGCCCTCAGGAACCCGCCGTCAGGAACCCGCCGTCAGGAACCCGCCGTCAGGAACCCGGAATCAGCGACTGACTCCGAGCACCCACCGGACTTACAAAGTCCGACAGGCTCTATAGCCCCACTTAGTGCTCACATGCGGAGCACACCAGGTCCATTAATCGCGCCGTCCGGGCGCGGTCGTCGGCGCCCTGCAGCGTGACGAACGCGCCGACCAGCAGCGTCACGACGTCGTCCGCCTCGACCCCGGGACGGAGCGAGCCGTCGGCCGCACCCGCCGTCAGGAAGGTGCCGACCGCCGCGTCGACGGACTCGCGCGTGCGCAGCGAGGCGAGCGAGCCGTCGGCGACCATCGCGCGGAAGGTGTCGGCCATGCCGCGCTTGGTGAGGACGAACTCGGCGTAGCGGTCGAGCCAGGCGCGGAACGCGGTGGCGGCGTGCGGGCCGGGGTCGACGTCGCGGCACAGCGACTCGAGCTCCGTGCGGTAGACGGCCTCGACGAGCGCCTCGCGGGTGGGGAAGTGCCGGTAGAGCGTCCCGATCCCGACGCCGGCGTCGCGCGCGATCTTCTCCAACGTCGGGTCGCCCCCGGCGAGGAACGCGGCGGCCGCCGCCTCGAGGAGGCGGGCGCGGTTGCGGGCGGCATCGGCGCGGGGCATATCCGGAGGTGCCTCCGTTTCGGTGGTAGCGTCCTCGTTGGAACCGGAGGCTACTCCGGATCGTGACGACGAGGGGTGGAGCCATGCGTCCCGGAGGAACCGCGAAGCTGGGGGAGCGCGAGGTCGCGCGCGTGGGGTACGGCGCGATGCAGCTGCGGGAGGAGGGGCCCGACGACGGTCCGGTCGCCGTCCTGCGCCGCGCCCGGGAGCTCGGGGTCGACCACCTCGACACCGCCGAGTTCTACGGCGACGGCGTCGTGAACCGGCGCATCCGGGCGGCGCTCGGGCCGGACGACGACGTCGTGGTCGCCACCAAGGTCGGCGCGGAGCCGGCGAGCGGCGTGATCGACCTGCGCCTCGCCCAGCGCCCGGAGCAGCTGCGCGCCCAGGTCGAGGCGAACCTGCGCTCGCTCGGCGCGGAGCGGCTCGACGTCGTGAACCTCCGCCGCGCCGATGCCCCGCCCGGGCTCGTCGCCGAGGGCGACCAGGTCGTCGACCTCGACGACCAGCTCGCCGTCCTGACCGCCCTGCGCGACGCGGGCACCATCGGCGCGATCGGGCTCTCGCAGGTGTCGGCGGACCAGCTGCGCCGGGCTCTCCCGGTCGGCATCGTCTGCGTGCAGAACGCGTACTCGCTGGTCGACCGGTCGTCCGAGCCCGTGCTCGACCTCTGCCGCGAGCACGGGATCGCCTGGGTGCCCTACTTCCCGCTCGGCAGCGGGTTCGCCGGTCAGACCCACGTGACGACGCTCCCGTCCGTGCGGTCCGTGGCGGACCGGATCGGGGCGACGCCGTCGCAGGTCGGGCTCGCCTGGGTCCTCTCGCGGTCGCCCGGGTCGATGGTCATCCCCGGGACGCGGTCCGTGGGGCACCTCGAGGAGAACGTCGGCGCCGGGTCGGTGTCGCTCTCGGCGGAGGACCTCGCGACACTCGACGCGTGACCCGGATCGTCCTCGTGCACGGCGCCGGCAGCGGCGCGGCGTACTGGTGGCGGGTGCTCCCGCTGCTGCCCGACGCGGTCGCGGTCGACCTCCCGCCCGACGCCGCGACCTGGGAGGAGTGCGTGGAGGTCGTGCACGAGGCCGCCGATGACGGAGCGGTGCTCGTCGGGCAGTCGATGGGCGCCTTCGTCGTCGCCCTCGCAGCCGCTTCCTTCCCGACGTCGGGTGTGGTGCTGCTGGCGCCGATGGTCCCGGCGCCGGGGGAGACCGCCGGGGCGTGGTGGGAGAACACCGGGCACGCCGAGGCGGCCGCCGCCGGCGCCCGGGCGCAGGGGCTCGACCCCGCCGTCGTCGTGCCTGGGCCGGAGTTCGACGTGGACGTGACCTTCCTGCACGACGTGCCGCCCGAGGTGCTCCCGGAGCAGCTCGACCCGTCGTGGCCGCCGGGCGCCCTGTTCGACGCGCCGTACCCGCTCGAGGCGTGGCCCGACGTCCCCACCCGGGTCCTCGCCGCCCGGGACGACCGGCTCTTCCCGCTGCCGTTCGTGCAGCGGCTGGCCCGGGAACGGCTCGGCGTCGAGGCGGAGGTGCTCCCGGGTGGGCACGTCGTCGCCCTCGCGCAGCCGGCCGCCGTCGCCACCGCCCTGAGGGCGTGACACGGTGGAATCCATGGTGGATTCCGGGGCGGACGACATCGAGCGGGCCCGCGAGCTGATCGCCCGCGCGCAGCGGATCACGGTCCTCACGGGCGCCGGGGTGTCGACCGACTCCGGCATCCCCGACTTCCGCGGCCCGCAGGGCGTGTGGACGCTCAACCCCGCCGCCGAGCTGATCTGGAACTACGAGAACTACGTCGCCGACCCCGAGGTCCGGCGCACGGCGTGGCAGGAACGGGTCGAGCACCCGATGTTCCGCGCCGTGCCCGGGAAAGCCCACGCCGCGCTCGTCGAGCTCGAGCGCTCCGGGAAGCTGCTCGCCCTGCTGACGCAGAACATCGACGGACTGCACCAGAAGGCGGGCTCCTCGTCCGAGCTCGTCGCCGAGCTGCACGGGTCGAACCACGGGACGGTGTGCCTGAGCTGCGGGACGGTCACGCCGATGGCCGACGCCCTGGAGCGGGTGCGCGCCGGCGACGACGACCCGACCTGCGAGCGCTGCGGCGGCATCCTCAAGGCGACGACGATCATGTTCGGGGAGATGCTCGACTCCGAGGTCATCATGCGGGCCCGCGACGCCGCGCTCGCCTGCGACCTGTTCCTCGCCGTCGGCACCTCGCTCGGGGTGCACCCGGCGGCGGGGCTCGTCGGGGTCGCCGCCCAGGTCGGGGCCGACGTGATCATCGTGAACGCCGAGCCGACGCCGTACGACGACGTCGCCTCGGTGGTGCTCCGGGGCGGGATCGGCGAGGTGCTCCCCGAGGTGCTCCGCATGTGAGCACAAAGGGGGCTGATAGCCCCACTTAGTGCTCACCTGCGCGGAGCGCACACTGGCTCCCATGACGCGGTTCGGAGCGGTACGACGACGGGTCGCGGACTCCGCACCCGTCGTCCGGCTGGTCCGTACGGTCGGGCGCTACCGCGACCGGGACGGCAACCACCACGCCGCCGCGCTCACGTTCTTCACCCTGCTCGCCCTCGTGCCGCTGCTGATGCTCGCCGTGGCGGCGACCGGGTTCGTGCTCGCGGCGGACGGCGTGGTGCTCGCCCAGCTCGACGCCGCGCTCGCCGTCGCCCTGCCGGTGGGGGCGTCCGGTGCGGTCGGCGGGGTGGTGCACACCGTGGTGGCCGAGCGGGGCCGGCTCGGGATCCTCGCGCTCGCGATCGCCCTGTTCTCCGGCTGGAGCTGGATCGCCCACGTCCGCGACTCGGTGACGGTGATGCTCGGCCAGCCCCGCCCGCGCGGTCGGCTGTGGCGCACGGTCCTCTCCGACGTCGTGACCCTGCTCGGCATCGGGGTCGCGATGGTGCTGTCGTTCGCCTCCGCGGCCCTCACCGGCCGGATCGGGACGCGCGTGCTCGAGACGCTCGGGCTCGGCGGCACGCCGGTCGCCCGGATCGTGCTCACGGCCGGGTCGCTGGTGATCGGGCTGGTGGCGAACTGGGTGGTGGTCGGCTGGTGCCTCGCCAAGCTCCCGCGGGCCCGGCGTCCGGTGCGGGAGGTGCTGGTGCCCGCCGCGGTCGGGGCGCTGGGCCTCGCCGCGCTGCAGCAGCTCGGCGGCCTGTACCTGCGGCTGCTGACGCACTCACCCGCCGTCGCGACCCTCGGCGCCCTCGTCGGGCTGCTCCTGTTCGTCTACACGCTGATGCGCTGGCTGCTGCTGGTCACGGTGTGGAGCGCGACCTCGGCGACCGACGCGGAGGTCACGACGACGGGTGGCCTGCGCCGGGCGGGAGGGACGCTGGCCGTCGGCGCGTCGGCGGGGCTGGCCGCGAAGGTGCTGCGAATGTGAGCACTAAGTGGGGCTATAGCCCCACTTAGTGCTCACCTGGCCGAAGGCCACCTTGCGTTCGAGCGCGCTCGAAGGCCTAGCGTCAGCGGCGTGCCAGGATCGATTCTCGGAACTGCCGTCCGCCGCGTCGAGGACCCGGAGCTGATCCGCGGTCACGCCACGTACGTCGACAACATCGTTCCCCCGGGTGCCCTGCACGTCGTGTTCGTCCGCTCGCCGCTGGCGCACGCGCGGCTGGAGGGCGTGAGCGTCGACAAGGCCCGCGAGGCTCCCGGCGTCGTGGCGGTGCTGACCGCCGACGACCTCGTCGACCTGCCCGACCATCGGCCGTTCATGGTCCTCAACGACGCCTGCGCCCGGCCGCTGCTCGCACGCGGGAAGGTGCGCTTCGTCGGCGACATGGTGGCCGCGATCGTCGCGACGACCACGGCCGAGGCGGTCGACGCCGCCGAGCTGGTCGAGGTGGACTACGACCGGCTCGAGGCCGTCGTCGACCCCGAGGCCGCGCTCGCCGCCGACGCCCCGCTGCAGTTCGAGGAGCTCGGCTCCAACCTCGCGGCCGGGATGCGCGACGCCGAGGAGGTCGACCCGCTGGCCGACGCCGACGTCGTGGTGCGCGCCCGCATCGTCAACCAGCGCCTCGCCGTCGCGCCCATGGAGGGCAACTCGGTGACCGCCGAGCCCGCCTCGGGCGACTACGACGCCACCATCCACGTCTCCACCCAGATGCCGCACGGGCTGCGCGACCAGGTCGCGAAGCAGTGGGGCTGGGACCCCGAGCGCGTCCGCGTGATCGCCCCGCACGTCGGCGGCGGCTTCGGCGGTAAGGCCGGCCTCGCGCCGGAGCACGCCGTGGTCATCGAGCTGGCCCGCCGGCTCGGGCGGCCGGTCACCTGGACCGAGACCCGCAGCGAGAACCTCACCGCGATGCCGCACGGTCGCGGTCAGGTGCAGTACGCGGAGCTCGGGCTGCGGCGCGACGGGACCATCGTCGGCCTGCGCGCCCGGGTCGTCGGCGACGCCGGGGCCTACGCCGGGTTCGGCGGCGCCCTCGCGCTCGGCCCGACCCGCAACATGGCCCAGGGCGTCTACCGCATCCCCGCCATCTCCTACGGCGCCGCGGCCGCCCTCACCACGACGACGCCGGTGGGCGCCTTCCGCGGGGCGGGTCGCCCCGAGGCCGCGGCCATGCTCGAGCGGATCATGGACCTCGCCGCGCTCGAGCTCGACGTCGACCCCGCCGAGCTGCGCCGCCGGAACTTCCTCGCCCCCGACCAGTTCCCGTACACCACCGTCACCGGCTCGCTCTACGACTCCGGCGACTACGCCAAGCCCCTCGACGAGGCGCTGCGTCTCGCTGGGTACGACGAGCTCCGGGCCGAGCAGGCCCGTCGTCGGGAACGGGGCGACCGCGTGGTGCTCGGCATCGGCCTCGGGGTCTACGTCGAGGTCACCGCGGGGGGCGCGGCGCAGGAGTACGGGAAGGTCAGCGTCGACGACGACGGCGGGGCGACCGTCGCGGTGGGCACGTCGGGGCACGGGCAGGGGCACGCGACGTCGTTCGCGATGATCGTCGCCGACCGGCTCGGCATCCCGATGGAGCGCATCCGCTTCGTCCAGTCCGACACCGCGGCCGTCCCGCACGGCGGCGGCACGGGCGGCTCGCGGTCGCTGCAGCTCGCCGGGTCGAGCGTGCTCGTCGCCGCCGACACGGTCCTCTCCCGCGCGCGCGAGGTGGTCGCGTCGGTCTTCGAGGCCGCTCCGGAGGACATCGCGGTTCTCGACGACGGGTCGGTCGGCGTGGCAGGCGTCCCCGGCCGGTCGATGACGTGGACCGAGGTCGCCGCCGCCGCGCACGAGCAGGGCGTGTCGCTGGCCGAGGCGCGCGACGAGTCGCAGCCGGGCGCGACCTACCCGTTCGGCGCGCACGTCAGCGTCGTCGAGGTCGACCTGGACACGGGGCGGGTCACGCCCACCCGGCACATCGCGGTCGACGACTGCGGGCGCGTGCTCAACCCGACCCTGGTCGCCGGTCAGCAGCACGGCGGGCTGGTGCAGGGCATCTCGCAGGCGCTGTGGGAGGGCTTCTCCTACGACGCCGACGGCAACCCGGTGACGGGCTCGTTCGCCGCCTACCTGCTCCCGACCGCCGCGGAGCTGCCCACCTTCGAGGCCGCCTCCACCGAGACCCCGACCCCCTACAACCCGCTCGGCGCGAAGGGGATCGGCGAGGCGGCGACGATCGGGTCGACGCCGGCCGTGCAGAACGCGGTGGTCGACGCGCTCGCGCACCTCGGCGTCCGGCACGTCGACATGCCGCTCACCCCGGACCGGGTCTGGCACGCGATCCGCGACGCCGAGGCCGGGACGCTCGCCGACCCGTGGTCGGAGCCGCCGGCGGTGTTCGCCACCCTCCCGGTCCGCGGCGCCTCGGCCGACCCGGAGGCGGCGTAGGTGGACGTGTAGGTGCGCTGCGCGCATGTGAGCAGTAAAGGTCGCTATCGCGACCTTCAGTGCTCACATGCGACCAGCACCTTCAGCTCGCTGAACAGCTCGGCGCGGCTCTCCGACCCGAGACGACGGCGGATGCGGGCCACGTGGTGCTCGACCGTCTTCGTCGACAGGAAGAGCCGGCCCGCGATCTCGCGGTAGGTCAGCCCCTCGAGGACGAGTTCGGCGATGTCGCGCTCGCGGTCGGTCAGCGTCGCCGACGCCTCGCGCCGGGCGCGGGTCACCGCGACGGTGCGGGAGGTCCCGGCGTCGGGAAGCGGCTCCGGGGCCGGGCCGGGGGCGGTCGGGACCCGACCGGCCTGCAGCGCGCGGGCGCAGGCGAGGAGGGCGGCGGAGTCGGCGCGGTCGGTCGTGCGGATGGCGGCCTCGCCGGCGAGGCGGGCACCGTCCCACCCGAGCCCGACCGCGCGCAGGGCCGTCGCGGTCGCCGTCACGGCGTCGGCGTCGATGTCGCCGGCGAGCACCGCCAGCCACACGCGGGCGGCGCGGGCGGGGGCGACGGCGCGGTCGTTGGCCTGCGCGGCGTCCTCGAGGGCGGCCGCGTGGGCGCGGGCGGCGTCGTGGTCGTCGGCGGTGATGGCGGCGTGCAGCCGCGCCCAGTGCCAGGCGGTCGACCACGACGGCGGGTCGCCGAGGGCCGCGAGCAGCGCGGTCGCCTCGGCGAGGTGCGGGTCGACCCACCGACCCTCGCCGAGCCGGGCCGCGGCGATCGCGAGTTCGCCGACCGGCAGCAGGCAGTAGAGGTCGACCGGGTGGCGGAGCAGCGCCTGGCGTGCGCTGGCCCAGAGGTCCAGCAGCCGGCGGGTGTCCCCGGCGCGGCGGGCCAGGGCGACCTCGCACGCGACGGTCATCAGCGCGTCGCGCGGCTCCGGGGTGCCCGGGAGGTCGTCGGCGACCGCCAGCGCGGCCCGGGCGGCGGCCTCGTCGTCGCGGAGCATCGCCGACCAGGCCCGCAGGAGCACGTGGCGGCGGCGCAGGGCGGGACCGCCTAGATCGGCGTCGACGGCGAGGTCGAGCAGCGGCTCGGCGAGCTCGGGCTCC contains:
- a CDS encoding TetR/AcrR family transcriptional regulator, with protein sequence MPRADAARNRARLLEAAAAAFLAGGDPTLEKIARDAGVGIGTLYRHFPTREALVEAVYRTELESLCRDVDPGPHAATAFRAWLDRYAEFVLTKRGMADTFRAMVADGSLASLRTRESVDAAVGTFLTAGAADGSLRPGVEADDVVTLLVGAFVTLQGADDRARTARLMDLVCSACEH
- a CDS encoding LuxR C-terminal-related transcriptional regulator gives rise to the protein MTAPDPAPVDLPGGGAAAARAALAGDSDTALRLADDALRTGDGPDRLLGARVLAAVLPQRGLLARAAEVHRWLARQGAGTPGAVVSLLGTGSPAEARAAVAPADDVLPGLRDGADALTAEGLLASIDGRDRTAGTSLSLLVRATTSLAASGEQSPAADSPAALGALLALHRGEPELAEPLLDLAVDADLGGPALRRRHVLLRAWSAMLRDDEAAARAALAVADDLPGTPEPRDALMTVACEVALARRAGDTRRLLDLWASARQALLRHPVDLYCLLPVGELAIAAARLGEGRWVDPHLAEATALLAALGDPPSWSTAWHWARLHAAITADDHDAARAHAAALEDAAQANDRAVAPARAARVWLAVLAGDIDADAVTATATALRAVGLGWDGARLAGEAAIRTTDRADSAALLACARALQAGRVPTAPGPAPEPLPDAGTSRTVAVTRARREASATLTDRERDIAELVLEGLTYREIAGRLFLSTKTVEHHVARIRRRLGSESRAELFSELKVLVACEH
- a CDS encoding molybdopterin cofactor-binding domain-containing protein — its product is MPGSILGTAVRRVEDPELIRGHATYVDNIVPPGALHVVFVRSPLAHARLEGVSVDKAREAPGVVAVLTADDLVDLPDHRPFMVLNDACARPLLARGKVRFVGDMVAAIVATTTAEAVDAAELVEVDYDRLEAVVDPEAALAADAPLQFEELGSNLAAGMRDAEEVDPLADADVVVRARIVNQRLAVAPMEGNSVTAEPASGDYDATIHVSTQMPHGLRDQVAKQWGWDPERVRVIAPHVGGGFGGKAGLAPEHAVVIELARRLGRPVTWTETRSENLTAMPHGRGQVQYAELGLRRDGTIVGLRARVVGDAGAYAGFGGALALGPTRNMAQGVYRIPAISYGAAAALTTTTPVGAFRGAGRPEAAAMLERIMDLAALELDVDPAELRRRNFLAPDQFPYTTVTGSLYDSGDYAKPLDEALRLAGYDELRAEQARRRERGDRVVLGIGLGVYVEVTAGGAAQEYGKVSVDDDGGATVAVGTSGHGQGHATSFAMIVADRLGIPMERIRFVQSDTAAVPHGGGTGGSRSLQLAGSSVLVAADTVLSRAREVVASVFEAAPEDIAVLDDGSVGVAGVPGRSMTWTEVAAAAHEQGVSLAEARDESQPGATYPFGAHVSVVEVDLDTGRVTPTRHIAVDDCGRVLNPTLVAGQQHGGLVQGISQALWEGFSYDADGNPVTGSFAAYLLPTAAELPTFEAASTETPTPYNPLGAKGIGEAATIGSTPAVQNAVVDALAHLGVRHVDMPLTPDRVWHAIRDAEAGTLADPWSEPPAVFATLPVRGASADPEAA
- a CDS encoding alpha/beta fold hydrolase; the encoded protein is MTRIVLVHGAGSGAAYWWRVLPLLPDAVAVDLPPDAATWEECVEVVHEAADDGAVLVGQSMGAFVVALAAASFPTSGVVLLAPMVPAPGETAGAWWENTGHAEAAAAGARAQGLDPAVVVPGPEFDVDVTFLHDVPPEVLPEQLDPSWPPGALFDAPYPLEAWPDVPTRVLAARDDRLFPLPFVQRLARERLGVEAEVLPGGHVVALAQPAAVATALRA
- a CDS encoding SIR2 family NAD-dependent protein deacylase, which produces MVDSGADDIERARELIARAQRITVLTGAGVSTDSGIPDFRGPQGVWTLNPAAELIWNYENYVADPEVRRTAWQERVEHPMFRAVPGKAHAALVELERSGKLLALLTQNIDGLHQKAGSSSELVAELHGSNHGTVCLSCGTVTPMADALERVRAGDDDPTCERCGGILKATTIMFGEMLDSEVIMRARDAALACDLFLAVGTSLGVHPAAGLVGVAAQVGADVIIVNAEPTPYDDVASVVLRGGIGEVLPEVLRM
- a CDS encoding aldo/keto reductase — translated: MRPGGTAKLGEREVARVGYGAMQLREEGPDDGPVAVLRRARELGVDHLDTAEFYGDGVVNRRIRAALGPDDDVVVATKVGAEPASGVIDLRLAQRPEQLRAQVEANLRSLGAERLDVVNLRRADAPPGLVAEGDQVVDLDDQLAVLTALRDAGTIGAIGLSQVSADQLRRALPVGIVCVQNAYSLVDRSSEPVLDLCREHGIAWVPYFPLGSGFAGQTHVTTLPSVRSVADRIGATPSQVGLAWVLSRSPGSMVIPGTRSVGHLEENVGAGSVSLSAEDLATLDA
- a CDS encoding transposase, with the translated sequence MDRDTGFLLPPDVRDWLPEGHLAWTVIDAVEMLDLTALISTYRLGGRGRRAYDPAMMLALLIYAYAVGLTSSRGIERACGHDVAFRVITANQVPDHDTIAAFRVRHREVFKDLFIEVLKVCAAAGLGRVGTISVDGSKIAANASSRRNRTAAGIAKAQAELGEPEPDDRGLAGVVEDRLERAESSDAAEDAEHGPGRRGDEPPEDMNDPTARRARLARAAAKVAEQNAARAAEAAAQQQRYETKLAARNAHHATHGRFPKGRPPKAPATATESTPAESTPAGDKPVRANTTDPDSRPLRTAQGFLQGFNSQAVVGDDQVVIAVEVVDQANDAGLLAPMTAAALDNLARAGIDAPVETVLADTGYFTAGDITALDDVHQQGRGPRPLVAPTRDALRDPEQQQPPRQESRVRRRMRERLAEPEARERYRRRKVTVEPVFGQIKNRIADRFRVRGLVAVRAELTLISTAHNLLKLHTATT
- a CDS encoding YihY/virulence factor BrkB family protein; amino-acid sequence: MTRFGAVRRRVADSAPVVRLVRTVGRYRDRDGNHHAAALTFFTLLALVPLLMLAVAATGFVLAADGVVLAQLDAALAVALPVGASGAVGGVVHTVVAERGRLGILALAIALFSGWSWIAHVRDSVTVMLGQPRPRGRLWRTVLSDVVTLLGIGVAMVLSFASAALTGRIGTRVLETLGLGGTPVARIVLTAGSLVIGLVANWVVVGWCLAKLPRARRPVREVLVPAAVGALGLAALQQLGGLYLRLLTHSPAVATLGALVGLLLFVYTLMRWLLLVTVWSATSATDAEVTTTGGLRRAGGTLAVGASAGLAAKVLRM